Below is a genomic region from Syngnathus typhle isolate RoL2023-S1 ecotype Sweden linkage group LG3, RoL_Styp_1.0, whole genome shotgun sequence.
TTTACTGGACTCATATCTGCGTCGCGGGGACTGATGCTTGTAGAGCACTGGCTCAGGATAGTGTTCAGGAGACGAGGAGTCGTACCTGTATGATTCCCTATAGCCCTTTGTATCCCTGCGGGGGTCATACTGCCTTCCAGAGGGTGGTCTTGGTGGTGTCTCTCTTCTAGATCTCCTGTCTCTGTCCCGATAGTGGACTAACGTCTGGTACCTTGATGAGACACCCCCATTGTCCAGCCCTTCTCTGTACAGTCTATCTCTAGTCACCGGACGTGGCTCtggacaggaactgctggactcCATTTTGTCTCTGAGCTGTTCGTTCTGTACTTTCAATTTCTCTAAGGATACTAGGAGATAATCCCTTTCACGCTGAAGCATCTGGCGCTCCCGTCTCCACTCATCTGCGGAAGAATCCCTTGTGTCAGTGACTGACCGACGCACTGGGCTGTGGGACAGCTGACCATTCGGGGTTGTAGAGTGTGAATCAGGTTCACTGTACTCCTCTTCCTCTAGATGGTGTCTAGACTGTAGTGAATAAGGCTTCTGAGTTTGTGAGCTGGTTGGGAGATCAGATAGATCGTAATCCTGCAAGTACGTGGGGAGGGATCTTTGCCTCTGACTCcgcgcagtgtgtgtgtgttccatcagcgcacagggcgtgtgatgcgtcagtgcagtagtgttggagtagtagtgcctgtagtttgtgcatgctgcatgctgcctctgcttgccacttttctgctttcagctaccgccaccggctagccctctgtttccgggggtgaaaagaggagccgagtgtgtaagtctcctcagccggtacacagcctctccattgccaagacttgcacacgcctcctcgtggccacacacggtaactggcaccttgcggtcccaggctaagttgtgcaggatctcggagcagcagtgggccccagagatgtggcatgtaggcccaccggtgtgtggacacgccctactgcccatcaaccactgtcccggctgtgggtaaacagctccagctatgggtaaatagtgaagacctcaacggtggaccaggcggaggatgatggctgacctgaggggtggcgtcacaacggctgggaaggcggatgaaggctgcagcagaaaagggtcaccagtcgtcttggtctccttgccactggactctgaccccgatctgtcaaggacagtgtggtgactgtctgtgcaccagtctccccactttaaacaaagtcacgcacaggcgtctttttcagggaatccaccttacatcccggattgaagtcctgtggcgaccagtaagtggcaacgggggcaggattgtgaagtctggaagcccctagtcacaagctggcacatcaggcggtggatgttagatgatcgttgggctcctggaccgaggcagatagagctcttcggtagctgcatccacgactgagcagccctttttaggatccactctgctcacccctgatggggaaggggctagaaaaggtgccctaaacatagcctgcctcaaacctcccgactggattaccgcgttcagagggatcaccaatatgcggtcgaaaccacaaaaacatgaattttggagcatggaatgtgcgcacactaatggacagtgtaaccagtgataggccggagaggagaaccgccatcattgccagggaactgagaagatgccggattgacatagctgctctttcagaaacccggcgggcagaggaaggtcatctgaaggaggaaaagggtggatacactttcttttggaaaggaaaggccacagatgagcctaggatccatggggttggttttgccatcaagaaccaactgatcagtcagctctctgaactccctgtgggaatcagtgagcgcctgatgaccctccgtctggtgctggtcaacaaccagacggcaacagttcttagtgcttatgcacctacccttgcttccgatgaggacaaaaaagaggccttctatgcctgtctggatgatgtattgtcaaaaatccccaaagaggacaagattattatactgggagatttcaatgccagagtgggccgggaccaccacctctggaagggcaccattggaaaggaaggcattggaaacatcaactccaacggggttttgcttcttagcaaatgtgctcaatatgaccttaccatcacgaataccatctttcgccagaagaacaaactcaagggttcatggagacaccctcgctctaaacaatggcatcttattgactatgtcattgtcagagccagggatcagcgcgacgtgaccatcacaaaagccatgatggattcagaggcctgctggacagatcaccgcctgatacgatccacgatgtccatcagactcaagaggaagaggagactccaaaagaagctgagccggcagagactaaacctcgaggccctgaacaacactgccaccctgcagctgtttcaggcctctcttggagaaagcctcattcaggaataccctgaggacatcgaaaaacactggagcctgctcaagtcttccatcctcgacacctgccgtgccactctcgggtacaaggccagaaagcatcaggactggtttgatgagaacgacacagagatagaacagctcatctccaagaaaagggaaacctttcgtgtctggcaaaatgagatcacctgcacagcaaagagacaggcccactccaaagccaaggctgacgtccagagccgggtgagacagattaaaaactcctggtggacagaaagggcactggaaatccagagtttggcagactctggtgacaccagaggctttttcagcgctactaaggctgtctacggcccaagccatcgcggccaaaaccccctacgctctaaagacgggcaggagctgttgaaggacaatgagtccataaacaaccggtggagagagcactttcaggaactcctcaaccgtgacagcacaactcagtcagatttcctcagtcacatccctcagagtcccatcagggaagacatgggtgaacctcccactttagtagaggtccaagatgccatcaggagcctgaagaacaacaaggcctctgggccagatgggatcccagctgaggtcctaaaggaaggtggactagagctccagcgccacctccattccctctttctgaaggtctgggaaaaagaagtactcccctcggagcacagggatgctctgatagtgaccattttcaagaaaggggacaaagcggattgcggaaactataggggcatctcgctcctttcaacagttggcaaagtacttgctcgtgttcttgccaatcgcctactgccactgtctgaggaaattctcccagaatcgcagtgcggttttcgcccatctagaggcactgcagacatgatttttacagcacgccaactccaggagaaatgccgtgagcataaacagcctttgttcatggctttcatagaccttacaaaagcctttgacacggtggatcgccaggccctatggagcatccttctgaggtatggttgcccggacaaatacgtcagaatactgcgtttattacatgacggaatgacagccacagtgctcaataacagctccttgactgagcctttcactgtagagacaggggtcaaacagggatgcattattgcacccaccctgttctctgtcttcattgccgccatactccacctcatcaacaaagaactaccacacggaatcccaatatggtacaggactgatggcaggctcttcaaccttaacaggttcaaagccaaaaccaagatcagaaccaccacggtcgtggagctccagtatgcagacgataatgtcatagcagcacactctgcagaagacctccagggcatcctgaactcctttgctaaggcatacagagccctgggtctgaccgtgaacatcaagaagacccaggtgctacatcaacccccacccaaccagccatctactccgcccatcataaatgtggacaacactgcacttgattatgttcaccatttcccctacctcggctgttttctctcctccaaagcggacattgactccgaggtcaaccatcgcctgagctgtgccagtggagcgtatgccagactccggaaaagagtcttcgaagaccgagacctccgggttgacaccaagctcctggtttacaaagctgtggttctccccaccttactttacggggcagagtcatggacaacctacagcaggcacctaagagctcttgaacaacaccaccagagaaccttgaggaaaatactccggatcaaatgggaggacagacgcacaaacatcagcgttctggaggaagccaggataccgagcatcaccaccttaataatgcagcaccaactccgatggacaggacatctcatccgcatggctgacacccgcctccccaaacagatgttatactcccagctggagagaggtccgcgagccccgggcgggcaaaagaaacgttttaaggacaacctcaagaccaatctcaagaaattccaaataacatctcgggactgggagcgcatcgccttgaacaggaactgctggagggcagcggtgcaagaaggtgcagcacatcacgaaaaggaactccgccgtgtcgcagaaaccaaacgacaactccgaaaggaaagacaaaaactggctccagcacgaccacaacccaccaccactttcccctgcccacactgcacaaaaatatgtggatcccggatcggcctctacgcccacctgcggacccacaagtagacgaccctgaaaagaagaccgtcatactcgttccgagtgaccgccgatgatgatgactccTCTTCCTCTAGATGGTGTCTAGACTGTAGTGAATAAGGCTTCTGAGTTTGTGAGCTGGTTGGGAGATCAGATAGATCGTAATCCTGCAAGTACGTGGGGAGGGATCTTTGCCTCTGACTCCGCGCATTGGGATCATTCTGTAATGGGGTAAACATCTTATTCCGCTGCGGGCTCtggatccggctcgaaggaccacttTGTGCGGAAGGGCTGGCTTCCTATGATATATTATACTGGATCGTTGAGTAGAGCTCGCATCGGGTGACCggtcagaatcacacagatgtcttccctcgatttctttcttgcttcacagctggtttattgtaacataggtttgcaggtatgtagggtttgtgtaagtgtgtgtgtggttttgccaaagacgcacataaaacggacagctgtgagtacgaggttggatcactggatcggcgctgttagagcggggtcttcggtagaattactacagcgtaatatcgcaagcccaaactgtacgctgattggctgaacgttagttgaagcgatgcgtcatcagcagggagagagaaagtcacagtaaagggtGTCATACTTGGCGTCCACAAGGGGGGCCTTTTTTACACACTGCATGTGCTATATTGATAAAACAAGGGAAAATATGGACAGATTTATGTACTAAAATGCAACAGTCCCATAATGACCAGTTCAGCAATGAATTAAGTTATATCTTTAACTTCACACTTTTTCTTTATGACTTTCTTTCAGGCCTCTCACCCAGCAAGCAACAGTTAGGGGTCAAACATTTGTCTTTTGTGATGTCTTTGCTGCTGTGAAGAGTTGTATATAGCCACAGTTACTGGCAGAAAGTCATGGAATAAAGATGTGTTCCTCCCTTCTgccacattttaaaattttgggcATTACTCAATCTTGATGATAGAACAGATACTTAACTCTTCTGTTAAAAAATATCACAGGAGTTCAGCAAACCTGTACAAATAAATGTGCATGGATTTATTTAGaaataattttaagaagatGAAACTCTACCATAATTACAAACTAAAGTGTAAACAAAGTGCAATTCAATTTTTATCAACTTATCAAATCACAAGTGCATTTTGATAAGACCTCCAATCTGTCACAAAATATGTATCAGTGTGTATGTAAGTTATGCATGCTCGTAGTCCGGCGTTTGTGTCTCAGTGCTCACTGCTAAGTGCACCGACGCTGCCTTGGTCCTTTGTGTTTGTGAAGCCATGACCCAAGCTTGCAATATTGTGTCCGATTGAAGCGAAGAAGACACATCCAAAACCCCCAAAGAGGAGAGATGCTGCTTCCTGTGCAGAATAAGATGGGGGTTCCTCAAGAGGGTGTATGACAATGTCCAACGTCTCCTGGCTCGACTGTTTACAGAATACTCTGGAAAGCAGAACAAAAATATGAGCAACAGGAAAAACCACATCAGCAGAATTTGATTTCTTGCAGTTCCTGTTGAATGCAGTTTACAAACCAGATGGTGTGTTGTTTAATGTGGAGTATGTCGCCAGTCTATGTTTGTCCAGGGTGGTGGAGACAAGCAGCTGGCAGAAGCACACCATAACTGGACTGTTATGATAGTGGTCAGCAAAGATCATCCCAATCCACGTACTATAACCTGGGAAATGCACCAATAGTTAGATTTGCACACAGTTCTTTGTGGAGAAATGCactaaaaatacaattttgtcCCCTTTAAGTGGTCTTAAGTAACTGATTCAACCATCATATAGTATTAAAATCACCCGCATCCATGGTTTCATAGCCTCGCTGCATTATTGTGCGGTCGATGCGGGACACCAGCCATGTTCCCAGCACAATGCTGATCAGCAGTCTCATGATGCAGTTGCTTATGCCCATGATCACgttatagaaaaagaaaaagtagttGAAGCAGT
It encodes:
- the LOC133151670 gene encoding stimulated by retinoic acid gene 6 protein-like — encoded protein: MGISNCIMRLLISIVLGTWLVSRIDRTIMQRGYETMDAGYSTWIGMIFADHYHNSPVMVCFCQLLVSTTLDKHRLATYSTLNNTPSEYSVNSRARRRWTLSYTLLRNPHLILHRKQHLSSLGVLDVSSSLQSDTILQAWVMASQTQRTKAASVHLAVSTETQTPDYEHA